From the Deltaproteobacteria bacterium genome, one window contains:
- a CDS encoding hydantoinase B/oxoprolinase family protein — protein sequence MQVDPVTLQVIQARLAGIVQEMQNSLFRTGYSTIIRESQDASCAILNRAGEVVAQHVVLPLHMGAFPACAAGIIKNYSADEIHEGDAFITNHPYHGGSPHAPDMAVLSPIFYMGEWVGFAANLAHKSDIGGPVPGSCWSQAREIYQEGLHVPPVKYVHKGQTSKDLEAVLSANSRTPELVVGDLRGQVGAARLGERRFQEMMDRYGKQTILDSFEQLFALTEAKVRAEIASWPDAVGEGERFVDSDGVELDKPVRLHVRIEKKGDKLLFDFTGSADQTKGPANIRPTIVRAACCYLMTCLVDPALAINYGLAKCIDIKVRDGSVVNPRFPAPVNTYNPTVHALVESLLEASSQITPHKKVGDGCSSRSIIIGGRSNKTGKGYVQYEIFGGGSGGRSGKDGVSGTNVNQSNAKIAPIEIIESEFATRVRRFELIPDSGGPGTFRGGLGFVREYEVLDNDARFSLRSTKHSVAPKGIDGGGEGKTGHCVLNPGAQGERVIPSRFSDHVLHPGEAFRLETPGGGGLGDPLKRDAQRVLNDVRNGYVTVARAREVYCVTIDPVDADFRVNEKETAQLRAQAIGNRQ from the coding sequence CGGCGAAGTGGTGGCGCAGCACGTGGTCTTGCCGCTGCACATGGGCGCGTTCCCGGCCTGCGCCGCGGGCATTATCAAGAATTATTCTGCTGACGAAATTCATGAAGGCGACGCCTTTATCACCAATCACCCGTACCACGGCGGCAGCCCGCACGCGCCCGACATGGCGGTGCTCTCGCCGATTTTTTATATGGGCGAATGGGTCGGCTTCGCGGCCAACTTGGCGCACAAGAGCGACATCGGCGGGCCGGTGCCGGGGAGCTGCTGGAGCCAGGCCCGGGAGATTTACCAGGAGGGCCTGCACGTGCCGCCAGTGAAATATGTCCACAAAGGCCAAACCAGCAAAGATTTGGAAGCCGTGCTGAGCGCCAACAGCCGGACACCGGAACTCGTCGTCGGCGACCTGCGCGGCCAAGTCGGCGCGGCGCGTCTGGGCGAGCGCCGCTTTCAGGAAATGATGGACCGCTATGGCAAGCAGACCATCCTCGATTCTTTCGAACAACTGTTTGCCCTGACCGAAGCCAAAGTGCGCGCCGAGATCGCCTCATGGCCCGACGCCGTCGGCGAAGGCGAGCGCTTCGTCGACAGCGACGGCGTCGAGCTCGACAAACCGGTGCGCTTGCACGTGCGCATCGAGAAAAAGGGCGATAAGTTGTTGTTCGATTTCACCGGCAGCGCCGATCAAACCAAGGGGCCGGCGAATATCCGGCCGACTATTGTGCGCGCCGCTTGTTGTTATCTGATGACCTGCCTGGTCGACCCGGCATTGGCCATCAACTATGGCCTGGCGAAGTGTATCGACATCAAAGTGCGCGACGGCAGCGTGGTCAATCCGAGATTTCCCGCCCCCGTGAACACCTACAATCCCACTGTCCATGCGCTGGTGGAATCGCTGCTCGAAGCCTCGAGCCAGATCACACCGCACAAAAAGGTCGGCGACGGCTGCAGCAGCCGTTCGATCATCATCGGCGGCCGCAGCAACAAGACCGGCAAAGGCTATGTGCAATATGAAATCTTTGGCGGCGGCTCCGGCGGCCGCAGCGGCAAAGACGGCGTGTCGGGCACCAACGTCAATCAATCGAACGCCAAGATCGCGCCGATTGAAATCATCGAATCGGAGTTCGCCACCCGGGTGCGGCGTTTTGAATTGATCCCCGACTCCGGCGGCCCGGGCACCTTCCGCGGCGGCTTGGGCTTTGTACGTGAATACGAAGTATTGGACAACGACGCGCGCTTCTCGCTGCGTTCGACCAAACATAGCGTCGCGCCCAAAGGCATCGACGGCGGCGGCGAAGGCAAAACCGGCCACTGCGTCTTGAACCCGGGCGCCCAGGGCGAACGCGTCATACCGTCGCGCTTTTCCGACCATGTGCTGCATCCGGGAGAAGCCTTCCGCTTGGAAACCCCGGGCGGCGGCGGCCTCGGCGACCCGCTCAAACGCGACGCGCAGCGCGTCTTGAATGACGTGCGCAACGGTTATGTCACTGTCGCGCGCGCTAGGGAAGTTTATTGCGTGACCATCGACCCAGTGGACGCTGACTTTCGAGTTAACGAGAAAGAGACTGCGCAACTGCGCGCGCAGGCAATAGGCAATAGGCAATAG